TTCAAAGAGTTACAAAGTCAAGCGTTGAAGTAGACGGTAAGGTTGTAGGAGAAATAAGAAAAGGAGTTAATATACTTCTTGGGGTAGCCGAAGATGACACAGAAGAAGATATAAATAAGTTAGTTAATAAAATTGTTTATTTAAGAATGTTTGAAGATGAGGATAAAAAGATGAATTATTCGCTTCTTGATATCAACGGAGAAGCTCTTATTATTTCTCAGTTTACACTTCTTGCTAATTTAAAGAAAGGAAGAAGACCATCTTTTGAATATGCTGCCAAGCCAGATAAAGCTAAAGCTTTATATGAAAAATTTGTAGAAGAGTTTTCTAAATATGTGAAAGTTCAAACAGGTATTTTTGGTGCTGATATGAAAGTTTATATTTTAAACGATGGACCAGTAACATTCATCCTTGATTCAAAACAGTTATAACCCTATCTTCTAAACCAAGGCTTTTTCTCACCTTTGCCTTCTCTTGGTGGAAATACGCTTCTATATAGATTCTTCCAAAAAACTTTTGCTCTTGTAGATTTATAACTCCAAATAGTTACAGCTACCGAAAGAATAATCCACAAAGGAATAAAAATCTTTATTAATACATTAGTAGCCTCTTTTTCCATTTGATTAAATGCTGAAGGGTCAATCATTCTTAGCTCCATTTTTATTTTATAGTCTTGTCAATAATAATAATAAGATAAATAGTAAGATTTTTCAATATACGTCGGGTGAGAAATTCAATAAAAGTAGGAGATTCTTCTCGCAGCTGTAGAATGATAACTTTAATTTTGT
This is a stretch of genomic DNA from Sulfurihydrogenibium sp. YO3AOP1. It encodes these proteins:
- the dtd gene encoding D-aminoacyl-tRNA deacylase, which encodes MIAVVQRVTKSSVEVDGKVVGEIRKGVNILLGVAEDDTEEDINKLVNKIVYLRMFEDEDKKMNYSLLDINGEALIISQFTLLANLKKGRRPSFEYAAKPDKAKALYEKFVEEFSKYVKVQTGIFGADMKVYILNDGPVTFILDSKQL